From the genome of Deltaproteobacteria bacterium:
CACGGTAGGCCTCGGCGTCCACCTGTAGAAGACTGTCGCCAACCAGGACCACGCCCGCATGTTCCAGGCGGCCTTTATTCGGACCCTGCGTAATGAATGCGCTTCGACCATCCACAATGATCAGATCGGGCGGCACAGCCAAACTGATCTCCACCGTCTTCTCTCTCAAATGGTGCAAGTGCAACAGCTTTCGTTCAACGGGATGCATGAAACCCACAGCCAGTTTGAAGCCCATGGTAAAATCTGCGTACGCATGCGTCTTCAGATTGGCCAGAGAGATGACCCGATCCGCCTCCATTGCGATTCTGGGCACGGTCACCTGCTTCAGAAAAAAACCATCGATAGGCACGCGCACCCACGTGCTCTCGTCAAAATACATCATCTTCGCCCGGCCCGCCAAGGCGTCCGCAATGCCCGCCGCCTTCGCCACGCGGCGTGTGGGCAAGCGCGTATTGGCCGAGCAATCCCCTACCAGTATATGCCGCATC
Proteins encoded in this window:
- a CDS encoding DUF362 domain-containing protein, which produces MDRPLSDVGVLRFPCSEDPRDAFDAFGAEWDRCLSKRFLPEHRLLIKINLNTADPYPASTSPDFLAALVDFLMGRGMRHILVGDCSANTRLPTRRVAKAAGIADALAGRAKMMYFDESTWVRVPIDGFFLKQVTVPRIAMEADRVISLANLKTHAYADFTMGFKLAVGFMHPVERKLLHLHHLREKTVEISLAVPPDLIIVDGRSAFITQGPNKGRLEHAGVVLVGDSLLQVDAEAYRELYRLKERFGCLEHFEEDPYETIQLRHARKVGFQ